One Tomitella gaofuii DNA segment encodes these proteins:
- a CDS encoding spermidine synthase: protein MGRGERKGRSRRGDRPTERGPDAGGPVAGVYEIDTGTCELVPDRFTPHGWVLKVNGVESSHVDLDDPRRLDFEYMRWFAALIAPRWSADHRLRVLHLGGGACSMARYLAAGYPEARQVVVEIDAAMAVLVRGWFDLPRAPRLRLRAGEARTVLESLREDTRDVIIRDVFSGAVTPERLTTAECTAEAVRVLSPGGIYMVNCGDTPDRTVARRETATMLQAFAHVVVISDPAMLAGRRTGNIVIAGSDAPLGESPDTMRALLRGAVPARMWAGEQVRRFASGARVLRDAPAATSWTVEGSVSREGTTARG from the coding sequence ATGGGGCGCGGTGAACGCAAGGGCCGGTCTCGGCGCGGCGACCGGCCGACCGAGCGGGGTCCGGATGCCGGCGGACCGGTGGCCGGGGTGTACGAGATCGACACGGGCACGTGTGAGCTCGTCCCCGACCGATTCACTCCCCACGGGTGGGTGCTCAAGGTCAACGGCGTGGAAAGCTCGCACGTGGACCTCGACGACCCGCGCCGGCTCGATTTCGAATACATGCGGTGGTTCGCGGCGCTGATCGCGCCGCGGTGGTCGGCCGACCACCGGTTGCGGGTGCTGCACCTGGGAGGCGGGGCGTGCTCGATGGCGCGGTACCTCGCGGCCGGGTATCCCGAAGCGCGACAAGTGGTCGTGGAGATCGACGCGGCGATGGCGGTGCTGGTGCGCGGGTGGTTCGACCTGCCGCGCGCACCGCGCCTCCGGCTGCGCGCGGGGGAGGCGCGGACGGTGCTCGAGTCCCTGCGTGAGGACACCCGCGACGTGATCATCCGCGACGTGTTCTCCGGGGCCGTCACGCCGGAGCGGCTGACCACCGCCGAGTGCACGGCCGAAGCCGTCCGCGTCCTGTCGCCCGGCGGCATCTACATGGTCAACTGCGGCGACACGCCGGATCGCACGGTGGCGCGGCGCGAGACCGCGACGATGCTGCAGGCGTTCGCGCACGTGGTGGTGATCTCCGATCCGGCGATGCTGGCGGGGCGCCGCACCGGAAACATCGTCATCGCGGGATCCGATGCGCCGCTGGGGGAGTCGCCCGACACGATGCGGGCCCTGCTGCGCGGGGCGGTGCCGGCCCGGATGTGGGCCGGAGAGCAGGTGCGACGTTTCGCCTCCGGTGCGCGAGTGCTGCGGGACGCGCCTGCGGCGACGA
- a CDS encoding ferredoxin reductase: MTDIIAGGKRRVPLLRRFVGLAEAMATPHGVDRYTELIAPTVTVNDLRAQVTAVRREGDRSVTLSLRPTRQWRGFRAGQFVRVGVVVDGVRHTRCFSPCGSEHGADGRLELTVKAHPSGLVSQELLERARPGLMVDLAQAAGEFHLPMPRPRDIVLISAGSGITPVLAMLRTLVDERHDGRVAFLHYVRRPEELVHAQELRRLAAARGVAVIVGCTAADGAGDVDGHFSAGHLALAAPWVRGAQAYLCGPARMMAAVREVYDGMGLGARLHTEAFDAAPAAVPSDDEVHGTVTFSASGIDAANTGDVLLEQAEAAGLSPEHGCRMGICFSCTAVRRSGCTRNALTGEADAEPDQPIQLCINRPVGDVDIVV, encoded by the coding sequence ATGACGGATATTATCGCAGGTGGCAAGCGCAGAGTTCCCCTGCTTCGGCGGTTCGTGGGCCTGGCGGAAGCGATGGCCACGCCGCATGGCGTCGACCGGTACACCGAACTGATCGCGCCGACGGTGACGGTGAACGACCTGCGCGCACAGGTGACAGCTGTTCGCCGGGAGGGTGATCGTTCGGTGACGTTGAGCCTACGGCCCACGCGGCAGTGGCGGGGTTTCCGCGCCGGGCAGTTCGTGCGGGTGGGGGTGGTGGTCGACGGGGTGCGGCACACGCGCTGCTTCTCCCCGTGCGGCTCCGAACACGGGGCAGACGGCCGGCTGGAACTCACGGTGAAGGCGCACCCGTCGGGGCTCGTCTCGCAGGAGCTGCTCGAGCGGGCGCGGCCCGGCCTCATGGTGGACCTGGCCCAGGCCGCCGGTGAGTTCCACCTGCCCATGCCCCGTCCACGGGACATCGTCCTCATCAGCGCCGGCAGCGGGATCACCCCGGTGCTCGCGATGCTGCGGACGTTGGTCGACGAACGGCACGACGGCCGCGTGGCCTTCCTGCACTACGTCCGCCGGCCGGAGGAGCTCGTGCACGCGCAGGAGCTGCGCAGGCTGGCGGCGGCGCGCGGGGTGGCCGTGATCGTGGGCTGCACGGCGGCGGACGGGGCCGGCGACGTGGACGGGCACTTCAGCGCCGGGCACCTGGCGCTGGCCGCGCCCTGGGTGCGCGGTGCGCAGGCGTACCTGTGCGGACCGGCACGGATGATGGCAGCGGTGCGCGAGGTCTACGACGGCATGGGCCTCGGGGCGCGCCTGCACACCGAGGCGTTCGACGCGGCGCCCGCGGCCGTCCCGTCCGACGACGAGGTGCACGGCACCGTGACCTTCTCCGCGTCGGGCATCGACGCCGCGAACACCGGCGACGTGCTGCTGGAACAGGCCGAGGCGGCGGGGCTGAGCCCCGAGCACGGCTGCCGCATGGGCATCTGCTTCTCCTGCACCGCGGTCCGCCGCTCAGGCTGCACGCGCAACGCGCTCACCGGCGAGGCGGACGCGGAGCCCGACCAGCCGATCCAGCTGTGCATCAACAGGCCCGTCGGCGACGTCGACATCGTCGTCTGA
- a CDS encoding acyl-CoA thioesterase produces the protein MTGRHGAAGAPSCALTVRVPMRYEDITPAMHVSNAAVLGLIEEARNRLLRYGAEDAAGSPVGGLLDVDGADRVYLIVQQTIEYPEEVRYSVEPLRFDFWIGHVGRSSFTLDAEVRAAGAEQVLVRTESVVVITDAAFTGSEPIDDALRRRLEAHRAEPVPLRPRPGASTMSPAAR, from the coding sequence ATGACCGGACGACACGGTGCGGCGGGCGCGCCGTCCTGCGCGCTGACGGTGCGGGTGCCCATGCGCTACGAGGACATCACGCCGGCAATGCACGTGAGCAACGCCGCGGTGCTGGGCCTCATCGAGGAGGCCCGCAATCGGCTGCTGCGCTACGGCGCGGAGGATGCGGCGGGCTCGCCTGTCGGCGGGCTCCTCGACGTGGACGGCGCGGACCGCGTCTACCTCATCGTGCAGCAGACCATCGAGTACCCGGAGGAGGTGCGGTATTCCGTCGAACCGCTGCGGTTCGACTTCTGGATCGGCCACGTCGGCCGGTCCAGCTTCACCCTCGACGCCGAAGTCCGCGCCGCCGGGGCCGAGCAGGTCCTGGTGCGCACGGAGTCCGTCGTCGTCATCACGGACGCCGCGTTCACCGGCTCCGAGCCCATCGACGACGCGCTGCGCAGGCGGCTCGAGGCGCACCGGGCCGAGCCCGTGCCGCTGCGCCCGCGCCCCGGCGCCTCCACGATGTCCCCGGCGGCGCGATGA
- a CDS encoding O-acetyl-ADP-ribose deacetylase, with translation MHDGNDGAGDAAAPAIEVVRGDITRVRVEAVVNAANSSLLGGGGVDGAIHRAGGPRILAACRELRRTSLPDGLPAGQAVATTAGDLPARWVIHTVGPVHASAGGERQAALLRSCYTGSLAVADGLGARTVAFPLVSAGAYGWPLDDAVAQAVSAIRAATTAVGTVTLVAFDEQVAGLMRRAVA, from the coding sequence ATGCACGACGGCAACGACGGCGCCGGCGACGCCGCCGCGCCCGCGATCGAGGTGGTCCGGGGTGACATCACCCGGGTCCGGGTCGAGGCCGTGGTCAACGCCGCGAACTCGTCGCTGCTCGGCGGCGGAGGTGTCGACGGCGCGATCCACCGCGCGGGCGGGCCACGGATCCTCGCCGCGTGCCGCGAACTGCGTCGCACGTCGCTACCCGACGGGCTCCCCGCGGGGCAGGCCGTGGCCACCACGGCCGGCGACCTGCCCGCGCGGTGGGTGATCCACACGGTGGGCCCCGTCCACGCCTCGGCCGGTGGTGAGCGGCAGGCGGCACTGCTCCGGTCGTGCTACACGGGCAGCCTGGCCGTCGCCGACGGGTTGGGCGCGCGCACGGTGGCGTTCCCGCTGGTCTCAGCGGGCGCCTACGGCTGGCCTCTCGACGATGCGGTGGCGCAGGCGGTCTCGGCGATCCGCGCGGCCACCACCGCCGTCGGGACCGTCACGCTGGTGGCCTTCGACGAGCAGGTGGCGGGGCTGATGCGCCGGGCCGTGGCGTGA
- a CDS encoding fatty acyl-CoA synthetase — MSLDPHANTVDGVLRRSATRHPDRTALVFEGRRWSYRELDDAVSRGVGWLRSKGLRIGDRVAAFGTNSDAYLIGFLACARAGLVHVPVNYALRGEELAHILRTTATRALLVDPGLEDAAAPVCGDLGVETILLLRDGGTCLLDAVRAGAVPTYEELTEAGHVGGGDLAQLLFTSGTTSRPKGAMMTQRALMCEYVSCIMALDLTAEDRPLICMPLYHSAAMHVFMLPYLAVGAEITLLPAPDVAEILRTVEAERIGSLFLAPTVWVPLANHPDLAARDLSSLTKAQYGASIMPVTVLQRLRGRYPELGFYNCFGQSEIGPLATVLRPEDHDERPESCGHPVFYVESRVVNADGDEAADGEPGEVLYRSPQLCEGYWDDEPATAEAFRDGWFHSGDLVTRDAQGYITVVDRIKDVINTGGVLVASREVEDALYTHESVAEAAVIGMPDEKWIEAVTAVVVLRDGAPVTEQSLLSHVSGRLSSFKVPKRVVFVDELPRNASGKLLKRELRERV; from the coding sequence ATGAGCCTGGACCCGCATGCCAACACGGTCGACGGCGTGCTGCGCCGCTCCGCGACGCGCCACCCTGATCGCACAGCCCTCGTCTTCGAAGGGCGCAGGTGGAGTTACCGGGAGCTCGATGACGCCGTGTCCCGCGGGGTCGGGTGGCTCCGGTCCAAGGGGCTGCGCATCGGCGACAGGGTGGCGGCGTTCGGCACCAACTCCGATGCGTACCTGATCGGGTTCCTCGCGTGCGCACGCGCGGGGCTGGTGCACGTGCCCGTCAACTACGCGCTGCGCGGCGAGGAACTCGCGCACATCCTGCGGACCACGGCGACGCGGGCGCTGCTCGTGGACCCTGGGTTGGAGGACGCGGCCGCCCCGGTGTGCGGCGATCTCGGCGTGGAGACGATCCTGCTGTTGCGCGACGGCGGAACCTGCCTGCTCGACGCGGTCCGCGCAGGCGCGGTGCCCACGTACGAGGAGCTCACCGAGGCGGGGCACGTGGGCGGCGGCGACCTGGCGCAGCTGCTGTTCACCTCCGGCACCACGTCCCGGCCCAAGGGTGCGATGATGACGCAGCGCGCGCTGATGTGCGAGTACGTCTCCTGCATCATGGCGCTGGACCTCACCGCGGAGGACCGGCCGCTGATCTGCATGCCGCTCTACCATTCGGCGGCGATGCACGTGTTCATGCTGCCGTACCTGGCGGTGGGCGCGGAGATCACGCTGCTGCCGGCGCCCGACGTGGCGGAGATCCTGCGGACGGTCGAGGCCGAACGGATCGGCTCGCTGTTCCTGGCGCCCACGGTGTGGGTGCCGCTGGCGAACCACCCGGACCTGGCGGCCCGTGACCTGTCCTCGCTGACCAAGGCGCAGTACGGCGCCTCGATCATGCCGGTGACGGTGCTCCAGCGGCTGCGCGGACGGTACCCGGAGCTGGGCTTCTACAACTGCTTCGGCCAGTCGGAGATCGGTCCGCTGGCCACCGTGCTGCGGCCCGAGGACCACGACGAGCGGCCCGAATCCTGCGGGCATCCGGTGTTCTACGTCGAATCCCGGGTGGTGAACGCAGACGGCGACGAGGCCGCGGACGGCGAGCCGGGGGAGGTGCTCTACCGCTCGCCGCAGCTGTGCGAGGGGTATTGGGACGATGAGCCGGCCACCGCGGAGGCGTTCCGCGACGGCTGGTTCCATTCCGGGGACCTCGTCACGCGGGACGCGCAGGGCTACATCACCGTCGTCGACCGCATCAAGGACGTGATCAACACCGGCGGCGTGCTCGTGGCGTCCCGCGAGGTGGAGGACGCCCTCTACACGCACGAGTCGGTGGCGGAGGCTGCGGTGATCGGCATGCCCGACGAGAAATGGATCGAGGCGGTGACGGCCGTGGTGGTGCTGCGTGACGGTGCACCGGTGACCGAGCAGTCCCTCCTCTCCCACGTCAGCGGCCGGCTGTCGTCGTTCAAGGTGCCCAAGCGCGTGGTCTTCGTCGACGAGCTGCCCCGCAACGCCAGCGGCAAGCTGCTCAAGCGGGAGCTCCGCGAGCGCGTCTGA
- a CDS encoding acyl-[acyl-carrier-protein] thioesterase, producing MTGAAERSVVEPLQPMPESGPMFECHRRVRTGDVDMDERLRLDGVARFLQDIAFDHIAQMPGDVNPVWVVRRSVIDVLRPIPWHSEVHLQRWCSAMSTRWATMRVRLTSEGDADDPGGLIETEAFWISINPETGAPMRISDALEADLLARSTEHQLRWRPMLTGTAPALADGAEERDFALRAADIDPMRHLNNAVYLHAVEDLLAQDPALRTAPHRVIVEYLRPVEPGAALRVRTAASDRGVGLWFLVGDVEHARARVQPLG from the coding sequence ATGACGGGCGCGGCGGAACGATCCGTGGTGGAGCCGCTGCAGCCCATGCCGGAGTCGGGGCCCATGTTCGAGTGCCACCGCCGGGTGCGCACGGGCGACGTGGACATGGACGAGCGCCTGCGCCTGGACGGGGTCGCCCGCTTCCTGCAGGACATCGCGTTCGACCACATCGCGCAGATGCCCGGCGACGTCAACCCGGTGTGGGTGGTGCGCCGCAGCGTCATCGACGTGCTCCGGCCGATCCCCTGGCACTCCGAGGTGCACCTGCAGCGCTGGTGTTCGGCGATGTCCACCCGCTGGGCGACGATGCGGGTGCGGTTGACCAGCGAGGGGGATGCGGACGACCCCGGCGGCCTGATCGAGACGGAGGCGTTCTGGATCAGCATCAACCCGGAGACCGGCGCGCCCATGCGCATCAGCGACGCGCTGGAGGCCGATCTGCTCGCGCGCAGCACCGAGCACCAGCTGCGCTGGCGGCCCATGCTCACCGGCACCGCGCCGGCGCTCGCCGACGGGGCGGAAGAGCGGGACTTCGCGCTGCGGGCGGCGGACATCGATCCCATGCGGCACCTCAACAACGCCGTCTACCTGCACGCGGTGGAGGACCTGCTGGCGCAGGACCCGGCACTGCGGACGGCGCCGCACCGGGTGATCGTCGAGTATCTGCGGCCGGTGGAGCCCGGCGCGGCGCTGCGGGTGCGCACGGCGGCGTCCGACCGCGGCGTAGGCCTGTGGTTCCTGGTGGGCGACGTCGAGCACGCGCGGGCGCGGGTCCAGCCGCTCGGCTGA
- a CDS encoding fatty acid desaturase family protein, protein MFALSGPLGRTITRRDAALHAGAPRPGTADPVVLTRDDIEAIGRELDALRAETVAKLGAEDREYIYNVIKAQRGLEVAGRAAMYVPFLPPVWLAGVGALSLSKILDNMEIGHNVMHGQYDWMRERGLSSREFEWDTVCPADQWRHSHNYMHHTFTNIVGKDRDIGYGILRMDPDQKWNPYYLGNPVWATLLMVLFEWGVMLHDLEIENVVQGKRGWVDVKPLAVGWWRKAGRQVLKDYVVFPALSGPFFVTTLVGNGAANLVRNLWAYSIIFCGHFPTGVASFSEEETADESKGEWYVRQMLGSANISGSPLFHILSGNLSHQIEHHLFPDLPAHRYPELAPRVEDICRRYGLPYNTGGFFRQVGSVWGKIFRFALPNTLVGRPKVPEVVIERSARAA, encoded by the coding sequence ATGTTCGCACTCTCAGGCCCGCTGGGCCGGACGATCACCCGCCGCGACGCGGCCCTGCACGCAGGCGCGCCGCGGCCGGGCACGGCCGATCCGGTCGTCCTCACCCGCGACGACATCGAGGCCATCGGCCGCGAGCTCGACGCGCTGCGCGCCGAGACGGTCGCCAAGCTCGGCGCCGAGGACCGCGAGTACATCTACAACGTCATCAAGGCGCAGCGCGGGCTCGAAGTGGCCGGCCGCGCGGCGATGTACGTGCCGTTCCTGCCGCCGGTGTGGCTGGCGGGCGTGGGCGCGCTGAGCCTGTCGAAGATTCTCGACAACATGGAGATCGGCCACAACGTCATGCACGGCCAGTACGACTGGATGCGCGAGCGCGGCCTGAGCTCCCGGGAGTTCGAGTGGGACACCGTCTGCCCGGCGGACCAGTGGCGCCACTCGCACAACTACATGCACCACACGTTCACCAACATCGTGGGCAAGGACCGCGACATCGGCTACGGCATCCTGCGCATGGACCCCGACCAGAAGTGGAACCCCTACTACCTGGGCAACCCGGTGTGGGCCACGTTGCTCATGGTGCTGTTCGAGTGGGGCGTGATGCTGCACGACCTGGAGATCGAGAACGTGGTGCAGGGCAAGCGCGGCTGGGTGGACGTCAAGCCGCTGGCGGTGGGCTGGTGGCGCAAGGCCGGCCGCCAAGTGCTCAAGGACTATGTGGTCTTCCCCGCGCTGTCGGGCCCGTTCTTCGTCACCACGCTGGTGGGCAACGGCGCCGCCAACCTCGTCCGCAACCTGTGGGCGTACTCGATCATCTTCTGCGGCCACTTCCCCACGGGTGTCGCGTCGTTCAGCGAGGAGGAGACGGCGGACGAGAGCAAGGGCGAGTGGTACGTGCGGCAGATGCTCGGCTCCGCCAACATCTCCGGCAGCCCCCTGTTCCACATCCTGTCCGGCAACCTGTCGCACCAGATCGAGCACCACCTGTTCCCCGACCTCCCCGCGCACCGCTATCCCGAGCTGGCCCCGCGCGTGGAGGACATCTGCCGCCGCTACGGGCTGCCCTACAACACCGGAGGGTTCTTCCGGCAGGTCGGCTCCGTGTGGGGCAAGATCTTCCGCTTCGCGCTGCCGAATACGCTGGTCGGGCGGCCGAAGGTGCCTGAGGTGGTGATCGAGCGGTCCGCGCGTGCGGCATGA
- the htpG gene encoding molecular chaperone HtpG produces MAPSVETREFQAQSRQLLDLMIHSIYTNKDSFLRELISNSSDALDKLRLAAFQDKDLDVDTSDLHIEVIADPGARTLTVRDNGIGMTREEVVDLIGTLAKSGTGQLREALAAAKEAKDADNPAAAEALIGQFGIGFYSTFMVADTVTLVTRKAGEDAGTKWQSRGEDTYTIADVADAPQGTSVTLDLKPADDENHLFDYTSEQTLTGIIKRHSDFIAWPIRMEKTVPAPPPEEGEEQGEPTREVVTVNSQKALWTRPRSEVTDEEYAEFYRHVSHGWDSPLEVIPMKAEGTFEYQALLFIPSQAPFDLFQREHSRGVQLYVKRVFIMDDCEELMPEYLRFVKGVVDAQDLSLNVSREVLQQDRQVRRIQKGLVRKVLSTIAEMKDNRPDDYATFWEQFGRVLKEGLLSDVDNQKKILEVSSFESTHTTAGGTADADENAAEGAGDTAPARTTLAGYIERAGADQDVIYYMTGESRQAVENSPHMEAFRAKGVEVLILTDPVDEVWVDAVQEFDGKRFQSIAKGEVDLDSEDERKAAEEEREKRSGEFAGLTGWMQELLSEDVKEVRLSTRLTESPACVVGDTFDMTPQLEKMYRAMGQELPQMKRILEINPTHPLVTGLRAAHESRPDDAGLADTAHLVYGMAVLAEGGELSDPAGFAKLLGDKLSSSL; encoded by the coding sequence GTGGCCCCCTCGGTGGAAACCCGCGAGTTCCAGGCGCAGTCGCGTCAGCTGCTGGATCTGATGATCCACTCGATCTACACCAACAAGGATTCGTTCCTGCGGGAGCTCATCTCGAACTCCTCCGACGCGCTGGACAAGCTGCGGCTGGCCGCGTTCCAGGACAAGGATCTGGACGTCGACACGTCCGACCTGCACATCGAGGTGATCGCCGACCCGGGGGCGCGCACGCTGACGGTCCGCGACAACGGCATCGGGATGACGCGCGAGGAGGTCGTCGACCTCATCGGGACTCTGGCGAAGTCCGGCACCGGGCAGCTGCGCGAGGCGCTCGCCGCCGCCAAGGAGGCCAAGGACGCGGACAACCCCGCGGCGGCCGAGGCGCTGATCGGCCAGTTCGGCATCGGGTTCTACTCCACCTTCATGGTGGCCGACACGGTCACCCTGGTCACGCGCAAGGCGGGCGAGGACGCCGGCACCAAGTGGCAGTCGCGCGGCGAGGACACCTACACCATCGCGGACGTGGCCGACGCGCCGCAGGGCACGTCCGTCACGCTGGACCTCAAGCCGGCCGACGACGAGAACCACTTGTTCGACTACACCTCCGAGCAGACGCTGACCGGCATCATCAAGCGTCACTCGGACTTCATCGCGTGGCCGATCCGCATGGAGAAGACGGTCCCCGCGCCGCCGCCCGAGGAGGGCGAGGAGCAGGGCGAGCCGACGCGTGAGGTCGTCACCGTCAACTCGCAGAAGGCGCTGTGGACGCGCCCGCGCAGCGAGGTCACCGACGAGGAGTACGCCGAGTTCTACCGGCACGTCAGCCACGGCTGGGACTCCCCGCTCGAGGTCATCCCCATGAAGGCGGAGGGCACCTTCGAGTACCAGGCGCTGCTGTTCATCCCGTCGCAGGCGCCGTTCGACCTGTTCCAGCGCGAACACAGCCGCGGCGTGCAGCTGTACGTCAAGCGCGTGTTCATCATGGACGACTGCGAAGAGCTCATGCCGGAGTATCTGCGCTTCGTCAAGGGGGTCGTGGACGCGCAGGACCTGTCGCTCAACGTCTCCCGCGAGGTCCTTCAACAGGACCGCCAGGTGCGCCGGATTCAGAAGGGCCTGGTGCGCAAGGTCCTGTCCACCATCGCCGAGATGAAGGACAACCGGCCCGACGACTACGCGACGTTCTGGGAGCAGTTCGGCCGCGTACTCAAGGAGGGGCTGCTCTCCGACGTCGACAATCAGAAGAAGATCCTCGAAGTCTCCTCGTTCGAGTCGACGCACACCACGGCGGGCGGCACGGCGGACGCCGATGAGAATGCCGCGGAGGGCGCGGGCGACACCGCGCCGGCGCGCACCACGCTCGCCGGATACATCGAGCGGGCCGGCGCCGACCAGGACGTCATCTACTACATGACCGGCGAATCGCGGCAGGCCGTGGAGAACTCGCCGCACATGGAGGCCTTCCGCGCCAAGGGCGTCGAGGTGCTCATCCTCACCGACCCCGTCGACGAGGTCTGGGTGGACGCGGTCCAGGAGTTCGACGGCAAGCGCTTCCAATCGATCGCCAAGGGCGAGGTGGACCTGGACAGCGAGGACGAGCGCAAGGCCGCGGAGGAGGAGCGCGAGAAGCGCTCCGGCGAGTTCGCGGGGCTCACCGGGTGGATGCAGGAGCTGCTCTCCGAGGACGTCAAGGAGGTGCGGCTGTCCACACGCCTCACCGAGTCGCCGGCGTGCGTCGTGGGCGACACGTTCGACATGACCCCGCAGCTGGAGAAGATGTACCGGGCCATGGGGCAGGAGCTGCCGCAGATGAAGCGGATCCTCGAGATCAACCCCACGCACCCGCTGGTGACGGGCCTGCGCGCCGCGCACGAGTCACGCCCCGACGACGCCGGCCTGGCGGACACCGCACACCTGGTCTACGGGATGGCGGTACTGGCCGAGGGGGGCGAGCTGTCCGACCCGGCCGGGTTCGCCAAGCTGCTGGGCGACAAGCTTTCCTCGTCGCTGTAG
- a CDS encoding IS4 family transposase — protein MPSQSVIPAPLPAPADPFAAGHLGELTRIVSFDLVDAAIEAAGAAQKRVRRLPTRVVMYVLLAGVLFTGVGYQQVLARLARGAGLSLTTPGSSALSQAFRRIGTGPLAELFDLVRGPAAGSSRWRGLLVCAIDGTTMFVADTGANTGAFGRQSGRPDAPAGYPMLRLVSIVACGTRTVIDAVFGSYRAGETTYAPALTNSLRPGMLLLGDRNFAAAALIEQFAATGADLLIRCKNARRFEVLERLDDGTQIVAIGDLRVRLIDAQITVDLDPAGGRRTGTYRLITTLTDPDRYPARQIVQLYHQRWEIETSYRETKATILAGRVLRARTPAGVAQEVYAVLIVHQALRTAIADTALAAGDIAPDRLSFTIALTTARDAIHDAGLILAGPCTDLTGRIGRAALAAVMPARRSRSSPRVTKRAISKHRAKGNVDRTNYRTRITTHLPGIIDTRHDN, from the coding sequence TTGCCGTCCCAGTCTGTCATCCCTGCCCCGCTGCCCGCGCCGGCGGATCCCTTCGCCGCGGGTCATCTCGGCGAGTTGACCCGGATCGTGTCATTCGATCTGGTCGACGCGGCGATCGAGGCTGCCGGAGCGGCGCAGAAACGGGTGCGCCGCCTGCCCACCCGGGTGGTGATGTACGTGCTGCTCGCGGGGGTGCTGTTCACTGGCGTGGGCTACCAGCAGGTACTGGCGCGCCTGGCCCGCGGCGCCGGCCTGAGCCTGACCACGCCCGGTAGCTCGGCGTTGTCCCAGGCGTTCCGGCGGATCGGCACCGGCCCGCTTGCCGAACTGTTCGACCTGGTCCGCGGCCCGGCGGCCGGGTCCTCGCGCTGGCGGGGCCTGCTGGTGTGCGCGATCGACGGCACCACGATGTTCGTGGCGGACACCGGCGCCAACACCGGCGCGTTCGGCCGCCAGTCCGGCCGCCCTGACGCACCGGCCGGATACCCGATGCTGCGGCTGGTGAGCATCGTCGCATGCGGCACCCGCACGGTCATCGACGCCGTGTTCGGCTCCTACCGGGCCGGGGAGACCACCTACGCCCCCGCCCTGACGAACAGTCTGCGCCCCGGCATGCTGCTGCTGGGCGACCGCAACTTCGCCGCCGCCGCCCTGATCGAGCAGTTCGCCGCCACCGGCGCAGACCTGCTCATACGGTGCAAGAACGCCCGCAGGTTCGAGGTCCTCGAGCGCCTGGACGACGGCACCCAGATCGTGGCCATCGGCGATCTGCGGGTGCGCCTGATCGACGCCCAGATCACCGTCGATCTCGACCCGGCCGGCGGCCGGCGCACCGGCACCTACCGTCTGATCACCACGCTGACCGACCCGGACCGCTACCCCGCACGGCAGATCGTGCAGCTCTACCACCAGCGATGGGAGATCGAGACCAGCTACCGGGAGACCAAAGCGACGATCCTCGCGGGCCGGGTCCTGCGAGCACGCACCCCGGCCGGCGTCGCCCAGGAGGTCTACGCCGTCCTGATCGTCCACCAGGCGCTGCGCACCGCGATCGCCGACACCGCCCTGGCCGCCGGCGACATCGCTCCCGACCGGCTCAGCTTCACCATCGCCCTGACCACCGCCCGCGACGCTATCCACGATGCGGGTCTCATCCTCGCCGGGCCCTGCACCGACCTGACCGGCCGCATCGGGCGAGCAGCACTGGCAGCGGTCATGCCCGCCCGCCGATCACGCTCGAGCCCCAGAGTCACGAAACGGGCCATCTCCAAACACCGCGCGAAAGGCAACGTCGACCGCACGAACTATCGGACCCGCATCACGACACACCTACCGGGCATCATTGACACCAGACACGACAACTAA
- a CDS encoding SHOCT domain-containing protein has translation MSFWESIWLIIVVFAFVCYLMVLWTIITDLFRDHKLSGWWKAVWVICMFIFPLLTALVYLVARGQGMAERQREAIAAAKTAQDDYIRNVVQQTGPAQQIADAKALLDDGTISQDEFDTIKNKALA, from the coding sequence ATGTCGTTCTGGGAATCCATCTGGCTCATCATCGTAGTGTTCGCGTTCGTGTGCTACCTGATGGTCCTGTGGACCATCATCACGGACCTGTTCCGCGACCATAAGCTCAGCGGATGGTGGAAGGCCGTCTGGGTGATCTGCATGTTCATCTTCCCGCTGCTCACCGCATTGGTGTACCTGGTGGCCCGTGGCCAGGGCATGGCCGAGCGCCAGCGCGAGGCAATCGCGGCCGCCAAGACCGCGCAGGACGACTACATCCGCAACGTGGTGCAGCAGACCGGCCCCGCCCAGCAGATCGCCGACGCGAAGGCCCTGCTGGACGACGGCACGATCTCCCAGGACGAGTTCGACACGATCAAGAACAAGGCCCTGGCATGA